In Aquila chrysaetos chrysaetos chromosome 10, bAquChr1.4, whole genome shotgun sequence, the following proteins share a genomic window:
- the PLS1 gene encoding plastin-1 isoform X1 codes for MENNITTISREELEELREAFSKIDIDNSGYVSDYELQDLFKEASLPLPGYKVREIVEKIIAVTDSNKDGRINFEEFVSIIQELKSKDVSKSFRKSINKKQGITAIGGTSAISSEGTQHSYSEEEKVAFVNWINKALQDDSDCKHLLPMNPSDASLFKSLADGILLCKMINFSQPDTIDERAINKKKLTPFTISENLNLALNSASAIGCTVVNIGSQDLQEGKPHLVLGLLWQIIKVGLFADIEISRNEALIALLNEGEELDQLMKLSPEELLLRWVNYHLANAGWQKISNFSQDIKDSRAYYHLLNQIAPKGDDLDELHIKIDFSGFHDKNDLRRAEYMLQQADKLGCRQFVTPADVVAGNPKLNLAFVANLFNTYPALHKPDNSSYDLNLLEDLTPPNVGESNEERTFRNWMNSLGVNPYVNHLYSDLSDALIIFQLYDMTRVPVDWNHVNKPPYPLLGGNMKKIENCNYAVELGKTKAKFSLVGIAGHDLNEGNPTLTLALVWQLMRRYTLNVLSDLGEGEKVNDEIIIKWVNQTLAKANKKTSITSFKDKSISTSLPVLDLIDAIAPKAVRPEMVKREDLSYQDKLNNAKYAISVARKIGARIYALPDDLVEVKPKMVMTVFACLMGRGLNKIK; via the exons ATGGAAAACAACATAACTACTATCTCTCGTGAAGAGCTTGAAGAACTAAGAGAAGCATTCAGTAAAATAG atattGACAACAGCGGGTATGTCAGTGATTATGAGCTTCAAGACCTGTTTAAAGAAGCAAGTCTGCCCTTGCCTGGTTACAAAGTCCGGGAGATTGTAGAAAAAATCATTGCAGTGACAGATAGCAACAAGGATGGGAGAATCAACTTTGAAGAATTTGTCTCT ataATTCAGGAATTGAAAAGTAAAGATGTTAGCAAATCATTCCGAAAATcaataaacaaaaagcaaggtATTACAGCAATTGGAGGAACATCAGCAATATCTAGTGAGGGGACACAGCACTCTTATTCAG aggaagaaaaagttgctTTTGTTAATTGGATAAATAAAGCTCTACAAGATGACTCAGACTGTAAGCACCTCCTACCTATGAACCCATCAGATGCCAGCCTTTTTAAATCCCTTGCAGATGGCATCCTTCTTTG CAAAATGATCAACTTTTCACAACCAGATACAATTGATGAAAGGGCTATTAATAAGAAGAAACTCACTCCTTTCACTATTTCT GAAAACCTAAACCTGGCTCTGAACTCAGCATCTGCTATTGGCTGTACGGTTGTCAATATTGGATCACAAGATttgcaagaaggaaaaccaCACTTGGTATTGGGACTCTTGTGGCAGATCATTAAAGTTGGTCTTTTTGCTGATATTGAGATCTCCAGAAACGAAG CTCTTATCGCCTTGCTAAATGAAGGGGAAGAACTAGATCAGTTAATGAAGCTTTCCCCAGAAGAGCTCTTGCTACGCTGGGTGAACTACCATCTGGCCAATGCAGGGTGGCAGAAAATCAGTAACTTTAGCCAAGACATTAAG GATTCAAGAGCATACTACCATCTGTTAAATCAGATTGCACCCAAAGGAGATGACCTTGATGAATTGCACATTAAAATTGACTTTTCAGGATTTCAT gataAAAATGACTTGAGGAGGGCTGAGTACATGCTTCAACAGGCAGATAAATTGGGCTGCAGACAGTTTGTAACTCCAGCTGATGTGGTTGCAGGCAACCCTAAACTCAATTTGGCTTTTGTTGCAAATCTCTTTAACACATATCCAGCCCTACACAAGCCTGACAATTCATCTTATGATCTCAATTTATTAGAAG ATTTGACCCCTCCTAATGTAG GAGAAAGTAATGAAGAAAGGACTTTCAGAAACTGGATGAATTCACTGGGTGTAAACCCGTATGTTAATCACTTATACAg TGACCTCTCTGATGCTTTAATAATCTTCCAATTGTATGATATGACTCGTGTGCCGGTTGACTGGAACCACGTCAACAAACCTCCTTATCCATTACTCGGTGGTAATATGAAAAAG attgaGAATTGCAATTATGCAGTAGAACTCGGGAAGACAAAAGCCAAATTCTCACTGGTTGGTATTGCTGGACATGATCTAAATGAGGGTAATCCAACTCTGACTTTGGCTTTGGTATGGCAGCTGATGAGAAG gtATACTTTGAATGTACTATCAGACCTcggagaaggggaaaaagtaaatGATGAAATTATTATTAAGTGGGTGAATCAGAcacttgcaaaagcaaataagaaaacttCAATTACAAGTTTCAAG GACAAATCAATTAGCACTAGTTTACCTGTCCTAGATTTAATAGATGCCATTGCACCAAAAGCAGTTCGTCCAGAAATGGTCAAGAGAGAAGATCTTTCTTACCAAGACAAACTGAATAATGCTAA GTATGCCATTTCAGTTGCTCGAAAAATTGGTGCTCGTATATATGCTCTCCCAGATGATCTTGTTGAAGTGAAGCCAAAAATGGTGATGACAGTGTTTGCATGTTTGATGGGAAGAGgactgaacaaaataaaataa
- the PLS1 gene encoding plastin-1 isoform X2, with translation MENNITTISREELEELREAFSKIDIDNSGYVSDYELQDLFKEASLPLPGYKVREIVEKIIAVTDSNKDGRINFEEFVSIIQELKSKDVSKSFRKSINKKQGITAIGGTSAISSEGTQHSYSEEEKVAFVNWINKALQDDSDCKHLLPMNPSDASLFKSLADGILLCKMINFSQPDTIDERAINKKKLTPFTISENLNLALNSASAIGCTVVNIGSQDLQEGKPHLVLGLLWQIIKVGLFADIEISRNEALIALLNEGEELDQLMKLSPEELLLRWVNYHLANAGWQKISNFSQDIKDSRAYYHLLNQIAPKGDDLDELHIKIDFSGFHDKNDLRRAEYMLQQADKLGCRQFVTPADVVAGNPKLNLAFVANLFNTYPALHKPDNSSYDLNLLEGESNEERTFRNWMNSLGVNPYVNHLYSDLSDALIIFQLYDMTRVPVDWNHVNKPPYPLLGGNMKKIENCNYAVELGKTKAKFSLVGIAGHDLNEGNPTLTLALVWQLMRRYTLNVLSDLGEGEKVNDEIIIKWVNQTLAKANKKTSITSFKDKSISTSLPVLDLIDAIAPKAVRPEMVKREDLSYQDKLNNAKYAISVARKIGARIYALPDDLVEVKPKMVMTVFACLMGRGLNKIK, from the exons ATGGAAAACAACATAACTACTATCTCTCGTGAAGAGCTTGAAGAACTAAGAGAAGCATTCAGTAAAATAG atattGACAACAGCGGGTATGTCAGTGATTATGAGCTTCAAGACCTGTTTAAAGAAGCAAGTCTGCCCTTGCCTGGTTACAAAGTCCGGGAGATTGTAGAAAAAATCATTGCAGTGACAGATAGCAACAAGGATGGGAGAATCAACTTTGAAGAATTTGTCTCT ataATTCAGGAATTGAAAAGTAAAGATGTTAGCAAATCATTCCGAAAATcaataaacaaaaagcaaggtATTACAGCAATTGGAGGAACATCAGCAATATCTAGTGAGGGGACACAGCACTCTTATTCAG aggaagaaaaagttgctTTTGTTAATTGGATAAATAAAGCTCTACAAGATGACTCAGACTGTAAGCACCTCCTACCTATGAACCCATCAGATGCCAGCCTTTTTAAATCCCTTGCAGATGGCATCCTTCTTTG CAAAATGATCAACTTTTCACAACCAGATACAATTGATGAAAGGGCTATTAATAAGAAGAAACTCACTCCTTTCACTATTTCT GAAAACCTAAACCTGGCTCTGAACTCAGCATCTGCTATTGGCTGTACGGTTGTCAATATTGGATCACAAGATttgcaagaaggaaaaccaCACTTGGTATTGGGACTCTTGTGGCAGATCATTAAAGTTGGTCTTTTTGCTGATATTGAGATCTCCAGAAACGAAG CTCTTATCGCCTTGCTAAATGAAGGGGAAGAACTAGATCAGTTAATGAAGCTTTCCCCAGAAGAGCTCTTGCTACGCTGGGTGAACTACCATCTGGCCAATGCAGGGTGGCAGAAAATCAGTAACTTTAGCCAAGACATTAAG GATTCAAGAGCATACTACCATCTGTTAAATCAGATTGCACCCAAAGGAGATGACCTTGATGAATTGCACATTAAAATTGACTTTTCAGGATTTCAT gataAAAATGACTTGAGGAGGGCTGAGTACATGCTTCAACAGGCAGATAAATTGGGCTGCAGACAGTTTGTAACTCCAGCTGATGTGGTTGCAGGCAACCCTAAACTCAATTTGGCTTTTGTTGCAAATCTCTTTAACACATATCCAGCCCTACACAAGCCTGACAATTCATCTTATGATCTCAATTTATTAGAAG GAGAAAGTAATGAAGAAAGGACTTTCAGAAACTGGATGAATTCACTGGGTGTAAACCCGTATGTTAATCACTTATACAg TGACCTCTCTGATGCTTTAATAATCTTCCAATTGTATGATATGACTCGTGTGCCGGTTGACTGGAACCACGTCAACAAACCTCCTTATCCATTACTCGGTGGTAATATGAAAAAG attgaGAATTGCAATTATGCAGTAGAACTCGGGAAGACAAAAGCCAAATTCTCACTGGTTGGTATTGCTGGACATGATCTAAATGAGGGTAATCCAACTCTGACTTTGGCTTTGGTATGGCAGCTGATGAGAAG gtATACTTTGAATGTACTATCAGACCTcggagaaggggaaaaagtaaatGATGAAATTATTATTAAGTGGGTGAATCAGAcacttgcaaaagcaaataagaaaacttCAATTACAAGTTTCAAG GACAAATCAATTAGCACTAGTTTACCTGTCCTAGATTTAATAGATGCCATTGCACCAAAAGCAGTTCGTCCAGAAATGGTCAAGAGAGAAGATCTTTCTTACCAAGACAAACTGAATAATGCTAA GTATGCCATTTCAGTTGCTCGAAAAATTGGTGCTCGTATATATGCTCTCCCAGATGATCTTGTTGAAGTGAAGCCAAAAATGGTGATGACAGTGTTTGCATGTTTGATGGGAAGAGgactgaacaaaataaaataa